One window from the genome of Dermacentor silvarum isolate Dsil-2018 chromosome 7, BIME_Dsil_1.4, whole genome shotgun sequence encodes:
- the LOC119459454 gene encoding uncharacterized protein LOC119459454, whose protein sequence is MTRWPVSHSKHLVPPKSEVIARSGTNVDYQIFIAHDPIGPRPNQTPIRRPRQQKCKQKHHKVASALIYLRANECAVIPESTSPTSEDVKHQSDVTSAGFFSSGKKKIPTSCSKPPYLGKCQRTNRGWYFDPTVGWCKMFNYGICGGGLNNFQSETQCLQYCRQKRHPKIVCSLPPKIRQCWGSTRQWYFDPSANSCKMFQSKLCADNANGFSTCAKCLYRCSSTKPETACPRSMQGQNTFRIPGQQSPLYTPIQNTQPTWPTQPGRREATGWLPIQQNSQEPRIPATPQIWPPPQRHSENNNWSPGWQNPQPTGMPNSQPMWPPHQGRSENMSMFPGGRNAQETGDKNRQPSLPPSQGLPQTYNTSMYAFLN, encoded by the exons ATGACGCGCTGGCCTGTATCCCACTCCAAGCATCTGGTGCCACCTAAGTCTGAGGTCATAGCTCGGTCAGGCACCAACGTCGACTACCAGATATTTATTGCTCACGATCCCATTGGTCCTCGTCCCAATCAAACACCGATTCGCAGGCCACGCCAGCAAAAGTGCAAGCAAAAGCACCACAAAGTCGCATCTG CTCTGATTTACCTTCGCGCGAACGAATGCGCGGTGATTCCAGAGTCAACGTCACCGACGAGCGAGGACGTCAAGCACCAGTCAG ATGTGACTTCGGCCGGATTTTTTTCTTCTGGGAAGAAAAAGATTCCAACCAGCTGTTCCAAGCCACCATATCTTGGCAAATGTCAACGGACCAATCGCGGTTGGTATTTTGACCCTACAGTAGGCTGGTGCAAGATGTTTAACTACGGCATTTGTGGTGGTGGCTTGAACAACTTTCAGTCCGAAACACAGTGCCTGCAATACTGCCGGC AAAAACGGCACCCTAAGATCGTCTGCAGCCTACCACCTAAAATTAGGCAATGCTGGGGCAGCACGCGGCAATGGTACTTCGATCCCTCGGCCAACTCTTGTAAAATGTTCCAAAGCAAGCTTTGTGCTGACAACGCTAACGGCTTCTCAACTTGCGCAAAATGCTTGTACAGATGCAGCA GTACCAAACCGGAGACCGCCTGCCCAAGATCAATGCAAGGCCAGAACACTTTCAGGATTCCGGGTCAGCAAAGCCCACTGTATACCCCAATACAGAACACGCAACCAACTTGGCCCACACAACCGGGACGCCGAGAAGCCACTGGCTGGTTACCCATTCAGCAAAACTCGCAGGAACCCCGAATTCCGGCTACGCCACAAATTTGGCCTCCTCCCCAAAGGCACTCAGAAAACAATAACTGGTCGCCAGGTTGGCAAAACCCACAGCCAACCGGAATGCCAAATTCGCAACCAATGTGGCCCCCTCATCAAGGACGCTCAGAAAACATGAGCATGTTCCCGGGTGGGCGAAACGCACAGGAAACCGGAGATAAGAATCGACAACCAAGTTTACCCCCTTCCCAAGGACTCCCTCAAACCTATAACACAAGCATGTACGCCTTTCTTAATTAA
- the LOC119457915 gene encoding kunitz-type serine protease inhibitor A-like, giving the protein MKLLSSSLLLLVYVTHVKPETIPNRCLKPPVLGTCRPFHKVYYFDYDSYKCRKLKGGICIGGSNHFPTQDRCQETCIRKEGKKSRRCLEMADTCSCAPRMRSWYFDPKNNHCRMFNHTECAGGINRFETEKKCMEFCLPTPKPTKQKAVCSEDPIPGWWWCWFKKTQWYFDVQANTCRHFEGKKCAKGANGFPTFEACMERCSYTGCQRCKNGLPYYYPNGTSPCGPEPE; this is encoded by the exons TGAAGCCCGAGACGATTCCAAACAGGTGTCTGAAACCACCAGTTCTTGGGACCTGCCGCCCGTTCCACAAGGTTTACTACTTTGATTATGATTCATACAAGTGCAGAAAGTTAAAGGGGGGCATTTGCATTGGAGGCAGCAACCACTTCCCCACGCAAGACAGGTGCCAAGAGACGTGTATAC GAAAAGAAGGGAAAAAGTCACGAAGATGCCTGGAAATGGCAGACACATGCAGCTGTGCCCCACGAATGCGGTCCTGGTATTTCGATCCTAAAAATAATCACTGTAGAATGTTCAACCACACTGAATGCGCAGGAGGGATCAACCGGTTCGAAACCGAAAAGAAGTGCATGGAATTCTGCCTAC CAACACCAAAACCAACAAAACAAAAAGCGGTCTGCAGTGAAGACCCAATTCCCGGCTGGTGGTGGTGCTGGTTCAAAAAGACGCAGTGGTACTTTGATGTTCAAGCAAACACCTGTCGTCATTTTGAGGGCAAGAAATGTGCAAAAGGCGCCAACGGATTTCCAACTTTCGAGGCCTGCATGGAGCGATGCAGCT ATACGGGCTGCCAAAGATGCAAAAATGGACTCCCATATTATTACCCGAACGGAACGTCACCCTGTGGACCAGAGCCCGAGTAG